A window of Macrotis lagotis isolate mMagLag1 chromosome X, bilby.v1.9.chrom.fasta, whole genome shotgun sequence contains these coding sequences:
- the B3GNT3 gene encoding N-acetyllactosaminide beta-1,3-N-acetylglucosaminyltransferase 3: MPRPKKRCTQALIFLALVVGILFFFHDHDLELFHRTRSQDSENSDPQDKVIQEPQHQQRIMEPQTLALSKRPLEPCFANVSAANLSGFSAQPRHIQDFLLYKHCRDFPILQDVPSNKCTGSSGDLGPVFLLLAIKSSPKNYERRDLIRRTWGQEREVKGATIRRLFLVGTDADVLEAQKVNQLLAMEAQTYGDILQWDFYDSFFNLTLKQVLFLEWQAVQCPDAAFIFNGDDDVFVHPDNLMIYLQSNKADEHLYVGYVISNVGPIRVPWSKYFVPELVVKENRYPPYCAGGGILMSRFTTRAIRRASHLIPLIPIDDVYLGMCLEHEGLTPVRHMGVKVVGIQSPSRRIGSFNPCFYQDLLVVHRFLPYELLLMWDAIKKPDLKCSKTVLQTPTN, from the exons ATGCCACGGCCCAAGAAGAGATGCACTCAAGCTTTGATCTTCCTGGCCTTAGTGGTTGGGATCCTATTTTTCTTCCATGACCATGACTTGGAGCTCTTCCACAGGACCCGTTCCCAAGACTCAGAAAACTCTGATCCCCAGGACAAAGTGATTCAGGAGCCCCAGCATCAGCAAAGGATCATGGAGCCCCAAACCCTAGCCCTATCGAAACGACCTCTGGAACCCTGCTTTGCCAATGTTTCTGCAGCCAACTTATCTGGTTTCTCAGCCCAGCCCAGGCATATCCAGGACTTCCTTCTTTACAAACATTGCCGGGATTTCCCTATCCTTCAGGATGTCCCCTCAAATAAATGTACAGGGTCCTCTGGGGACTTGGGTCCTGTCTTCCTCCTCCTGGCCATCAAGTCATCACCGAAGAACTATGAGAGACGGGATCTCATTCGTCGGACATGGGGGCAGGAGCGAGAGGTCAAGGGAGCCACCATCCGCCGCCTCTTCTTGGTAGGGACTGATGCTGATGTCCTGGAAGCTCAAAAAGTGAACCAGCTTCTGGCTATGGAGGCTCAGACCTATGGTGATATTCTCCAGTGGGATTTCTATGACTCTTTCTTCAATCTAACCCTGAAGCAG GTGCTGTTTCTGGAGTGGCAGGCTGTCCAGTGCCCTGATGCTGCCTTCATCTTCAATGGCGATGATGATGTCTTCGTCCACCCAGACAACTTGATGATATATTTGCAGAGTAATAAAGCGGATGAGCACCTGTACGTTGGTTATGTCATCAGCAACGTGGGACCCATCCGTGTACCATGGAGCAAATACTTTGTCCCAGAGCTGGTGGTGAAGGAAAACAGGTACCCCCCCTATTGTGCAGGTGGTGGGATCCTGATGTCTCGATTCACGACTCGCGCCATCCGACGGGCCTCCCATCTAATACCTCTCATCCCGATCGATGACGTCTATCTGGGCATGTGCCTGGAACACGAAGGACTGACACCAGTCAGACATATGGGTGTTAAAGTGGTGGGTATCCAATCACCATCACGCCGCATAGGGTCCTTCAACCCCTGCTTCTACCAGGACTTGCTCGTGGTCCATCGCTTCTTACCCTATGAGTTGCTATTGATGTGGGATGCCATTAAGAAGCCAGATCTGAAATGTAGCAAGACAGTGTTACAAACCCCTACAAACTAA